The Polaribacter tangerinus genome has a segment encoding these proteins:
- a CDS encoding cryptochrome/photolyase family protein, whose translation MNNKVNIFWFRRDLRLDDNIGFYNALKSDNPVLPIFIFDDEILKKLPKNDARITFIYNTLQKMRSKLKEEHNSSIAMYFGSPANIFEKLLNDYSIDTVFTNHDYEPYATERDQKITNLLAKNGVHFKTFKDQVIFEKDEIVKKDGTPYVVYTPYMKMWREKFKTYNLDHYYTSSYLVNLYQNTRLPNLSLEEIGFEKSTQEIAAYTVTPKLIQQYEETRNYPALDATSKLGPHLRFGTVSVRKMVAKAIAEENEVFWKELIWREFFMQILWHFPSTKDQSFKSKYDRIVWRNNEEEFKKWCKGETGYPLVDAGMRQLNATGFMHNRIRMLVGSFLCKHLLIDWRWGEAYFAEKLHDYEMASNVGNWQWVAGSGVDAAPYFRIFNPTTQIKKFDKDLAYIKKWVPEFQELTYAKEMVAHKFARERCLKTYKEALTE comes from the coding sequence ATGAATAATAAGGTAAACATATTCTGGTTTAGAAGAGATTTAAGATTAGATGATAATATTGGGTTTTACAACGCCTTAAAAAGTGACAATCCGGTACTTCCTATTTTTATTTTTGATGATGAAATTTTAAAAAAGTTACCAAAAAATGATGCTCGTATTACTTTTATTTACAACACATTGCAAAAAATGCGTTCTAAACTAAAAGAAGAACACAACAGTAGCATCGCTATGTATTTTGGGAGCCCTGCCAATATTTTTGAAAAGCTATTGAATGACTACTCAATAGATACGGTATTTACAAACCATGATTACGAACCATACGCCACCGAAAGAGATCAAAAGATTACAAACTTACTAGCAAAAAATGGTGTTCATTTTAAAACATTCAAAGACCAAGTAATATTTGAAAAAGATGAAATCGTAAAAAAAGATGGGACACCTTATGTAGTATATACTCCATACATGAAAATGTGGCGAGAAAAATTTAAAACCTACAATTTAGACCATTATTATACAAGCTCATATTTAGTAAACTTATATCAAAATACTCGTTTACCAAATTTAAGTTTAGAGGAAATTGGATTCGAAAAATCAACACAAGAAATAGCAGCCTATACGGTAACTCCTAAGCTGATACAACAATACGAAGAAACCAGAAACTATCCGGCTTTAGATGCTACCTCTAAACTAGGGCCTCACTTGCGTTTTGGAACTGTAAGTGTTCGAAAAATGGTAGCGAAAGCAATTGCAGAAGAAAACGAAGTTTTTTGGAAAGAACTAATCTGGAGAGAGTTTTTTATGCAAATTTTATGGCATTTTCCTTCTACTAAAGACCAATCTTTTAAATCTAAATACGATAGAATTGTTTGGAGAAATAATGAAGAAGAGTTTAAGAAATGGTGTAAAGGAGAAACAGGATACCCACTAGTAGACGCAGGTATGCGACAGTTAAATGCTACCGGTTTTATGCATAATAGAATAAGAATGTTGGTAGGTAGCTTTTTGTGTAAGCACCTACTTATAGATTGGAGATGGGGCGAAGCCTATTTTGCAGAAAAACTACACGACTATGAAATGGCAAGTAATGTTGGCAACTGGCAATGGGTTGCTGGTTCTGGTGTAGATGCAGCACCTTATTTTAGAATATTTAATCCTACGACTCAAATAAAAAAATTCGACAAAGACCTGGCGTACATAAAAAAATGGGTGCCAGAATTTCAAGAACTTACTTACGCAAAAGAAATGGTAGCTCATAAATTTGCCAGAGAGCGCTGTTTAAAAACCTACAAAGAGGCGTTAACAGAATAA
- a CDS encoding SRPBCC family protein, producing the protein MKIYTLHKKQKLPISLDEAWAFLSNPKNLKVITPDYMSFNIISKIDRPLYTGQIIQYIVTPLLGIKTKWVSEITHIEEKKYFVDVQMFGPYALWHHKHFIKEIDGGVELEDIIDYKVPFGIFGRMIHPFLVKPKLEEIFGYRQQKLVALFGLHKS; encoded by the coding sequence ATGAAAATATACACGCTGCATAAAAAACAAAAATTACCCATTTCTCTAGACGAAGCTTGGGCATTTTTATCAAATCCGAAGAACTTAAAAGTAATCACCCCAGATTACATGAGTTTTAATATCATTTCTAAAATAGACAGACCTTTATATACGGGTCAGATTATACAATATATTGTAACACCTCTTTTAGGCATTAAAACCAAATGGGTTTCTGAAATAACACATATCGAAGAAAAAAAATACTTTGTCGATGTACAAATGTTTGGACCCTATGCGCTTTGGCATCACAAACATTTTATTAAAGAAATTGATGGCGGTGTAGAGCTAGAAGATATTATAGACTATAAAGTTCCTTTTGGTATTTTTGGTAGAATGATACATCCCTTTTTAGTAAAGCCAAAACTAGAAGAAATTTTTGGTTACAGACAACAAAAATTAGTTGCCCTTTTTGGTCTCCATAAATCGTAA
- a CDS encoding TspO/MBR family protein, with product MKQLQRTFLFLIINFGGLAIGSWLMNNGPSTDWYENLNKAPWTPPGWVFGVAWTTIMICFSIYLGKIFTIENSKKQQRYFLLQFLLNVSWNYLFFNQHLVAFALINLILLTALLFVYLLKLSNQAGKYKVLLIPYVLWLCIATSLNLYVLIHN from the coding sequence ATGAAACAATTACAGCGTACTTTTCTATTTTTAATAATCAATTTCGGTGGTTTAGCCATAGGAAGTTGGCTAATGAATAACGGTCCGTCAACTGATTGGTACGAAAACTTAAACAAAGCACCTTGGACACCACCAGGGTGGGTTTTTGGCGTTGCTTGGACTACTATTATGATTTGCTTTTCGATATATCTAGGAAAAATATTTACCATCGAAAACTCCAAAAAACAACAACGTTACTTTCTCTTACAATTTTTACTAAATGTAAGTTGGAACTACCTGTTTTTCAATCAACATTTGGTAGCTTTCGCTCTTATTAATTTAATACTTTTAACAGCACTACTTTTTGTATATTTATTAAAACTTAGTAATCAAGCGGGTAAGTATAAGGTATTACTAATCCCTTATGTTTTATGGCTATGTATAGCTACTTCTTTAAATTTATATGTCTTAATACACAACTAA
- a CDS encoding Lacal_2735 family protein: protein MFGLFKKKSEVEKLQATYKKLMEEAYKLQSINRSDSDQKYLEADNILKKIEALQAK, encoded by the coding sequence ATGTTCGGATTGTTTAAAAAAAAGTCTGAAGTTGAAAAGCTTCAAGCTACTTATAAAAAATTAATGGAAGAAGCTTACAAGTTACAATCTATAAACAGAAGCGATAGCGATCAAAAATACCTTGAGGCAGACAACATCCTAAAAAAAATTGAAGCTTTACAGGCAAAATAG
- a CDS encoding glutathione peroxidase — protein MASIYDIKINSLQNKEINLADYKGKFLLFVNVASKCGFTSQYKELEELYKEYKNDLMIIGSPCNQFGSQEPGTAEDISAFCKVNFGVSFLMTEKIEVKGSKQHPLYAWLTSKTLNNTKSTSVKWNFQKYLVSREGELIDYFFSITKPKSSKITKHLK, from the coding sequence ATGGCTAGTATTTACGATATCAAAATAAATAGTTTACAAAACAAAGAAATTAATTTAGCAGACTATAAAGGTAAATTCTTGCTTTTTGTAAATGTTGCTTCTAAATGCGGTTTTACCTCTCAGTACAAAGAACTTGAAGAACTTTACAAGGAATATAAAAACGATTTAATGATTATTGGCTCGCCTTGTAATCAATTTGGTAGTCAAGAACCAGGAACAGCAGAAGATATTAGCGCTTTCTGTAAAGTTAATTTTGGAGTCAGTTTTTTAATGACAGAAAAAATTGAAGTAAAAGGAAGTAAGCAACATCCTTTATACGCGTGGCTTACAAGTAAAACTCTAAACAATACCAAAAGCACTTCTGTAAAATGGAATTTTCAGAAATATTTAGTATCTAGAGAAGGTGAACTCATAGATTACTTTTTCTCAATTACAAAACCAAAAAGTTCTAAAATAACAAAACATTTAAAATAA
- a CDS encoding SDR family NAD(P)-dependent oxidoreductase codes for MKNIIVVGGSKGIGQAIVNSLVENNNVINISRTAPLQPHANLTHYTCDVLTENLPEIDAVDTLIYCPGSINLKPISRLKLEEFREDFEINVVGAVKTIQKYLPKLKNGNQPSVLLFSTVATKLGMPFHASVAAAKSGVEGITKSLGAELAPTIRVNAIAPTVTDTDLASKLLRNERMIENITERHPLKKFLKPNEVADLASFLISDKAASISGQIFELDCGIVNFKL; via the coding sequence ATGAAAAACATTATAGTAGTAGGTGGAAGTAAAGGAATAGGACAAGCAATTGTAAATTCTTTAGTAGAAAACAACAACGTTATAAACATTAGTAGAACAGCTCCTTTGCAGCCTCATGCAAACTTAACACATTATACATGTGATGTTCTTACAGAAAACTTACCAGAAATAGATGCAGTAGACACCCTAATCTACTGCCCTGGAAGCATCAACCTAAAACCAATATCTAGATTAAAATTAGAAGAATTTAGAGAAGACTTCGAAATAAATGTTGTTGGTGCTGTAAAAACAATTCAAAAGTATTTACCAAAACTTAAAAATGGTAACCAACCATCAGTATTACTATTTAGTACCGTAGCAACAAAACTAGGTATGCCCTTTCACGCTAGTGTTGCCGCAGCAAAATCTGGTGTAGAGGGAATAACAAAATCATTAGGTGCCGAATTAGCACCAACCATACGCGTAAATGCCATTGCACCAACAGTAACAGATACAGATTTAGCCTCAAAACTTCTAAGAAATGAAAGAATGATTGAAAATATTACAGAACGTCATCCTTTAAAAAAGTTTTTAAAACCAAACGAAGTTGCAGATTTAGCAAGCTTTCTTATTTCTGATAAAGCTGCTTCTATATCTGGTCAAATATTCGAGTTAGATTGTGGAATTGTTAACTTTAAACTTTAA
- the folE gene encoding GTP cyclohydrolase I FolE, translating into MLKEPQLKDTSITDELSYFSTDEIGDDHLFTGLETPMKKDAFLQSDDEKKEKIASLFGEIMDVMGLDLTDDSLKGTPKRVAKMYIDEIFSGLNPANKPKVALFDNKYKYQQMLVEKNITFYSNCEHHFVPIIGKAHVAYISSGKVIGLSKLNRIVQYYAKRPQVQERLTNQIAEELKSILQTEDVAVIIDAKHLCVSSRGIKDDTSATVTSFFGGQFNSPEKIAELQNTLNY; encoded by the coding sequence ATGTTAAAAGAACCCCAACTAAAAGACACCTCAATTACTGACGAACTTAGCTACTTTTCTACTGATGAAATTGGCGATGACCACCTATTTACTGGTTTAGAAACTCCAATGAAAAAAGATGCTTTCTTACAATCTGATGATGAAAAAAAAGAAAAAATAGCCTCTTTATTTGGTGAAATTATGGATGTTATGGGCTTAGATTTAACAGACGATTCTCTTAAGGGAACTCCTAAAAGAGTTGCAAAAATGTACATCGACGAAATATTTTCTGGATTAAACCCAGCAAACAAACCAAAAGTTGCTTTGTTTGATAATAAGTACAAATACCAACAGATGTTGGTTGAAAAGAATATTACTTTTTATTCGAACTGTGAACATCATTTTGTACCAATTATTGGAAAAGCACATGTTGCCTATATCTCATCCGGAAAAGTAATCGGACTTTCTAAACTCAATAGAATTGTACAATATTATGCCAAAAGACCCCAAGTTCAAGAAAGACTTACCAATCAAATTGCAGAAGAACTTAAAAGTATTTTACAAACAGAAGATGTGGCTGTAATTATAGACGCCAAACATTTATGCGTTTCTTCTAGAGGTATAAAAGATGATACATCTGCCACAGTAACTTCTTTTTTTGGAGGACAATTTAACAGCCCAGAAAAAATAGCAGAATTACAAAATACATTAAACTATTAG
- a CDS encoding TIGR03643 family protein, giving the protein MEKLNNIAIDRIIEMAWEDRTTFESIEFQFGLKEQEVIELMRREMKPKSFKMWRQRVQGRKTKHQKLRTFEKGRFKCSRQRSISNNSISKR; this is encoded by the coding sequence ATGGAAAAATTAAATAACATAGCAATAGACAGAATAATTGAAATGGCTTGGGAAGACAGAACAACTTTCGAATCTATAGAATTTCAATTTGGTTTAAAAGAGCAAGAAGTAATTGAGCTCATGCGCAGAGAAATGAAACCTAAAAGTTTTAAAATGTGGCGCCAAAGAGTTCAAGGAAGAAAAACAAAACATCAAAAGTTAAGAACCTTCGAAAAAGGAAGGTTTAAATGTTCGAGACAAAGAAGTATTTCGAACAACTCAATATCCAAAAGATAA
- a CDS encoding cryptochrome/deoxyribodipyrimidine photo-lyase family protein has product MRTKKDEIDVIWLKRDLRLQDNEAIFNALQTNNKVLFLYVFENSLIKDPHYSERHWNFIKQSIVDLNKELASFNTKILCVQTEVVTAFNQLLNNYKIHNVFSHQETGLLITFNRDKEFKRYTRNNEINWVENTNNGVLRGLLNREDWFDKWEDYMMASPIKNNLHKDKFLSISEIENLERFFKVVSLETPLDSPFQKGGSTLAWRYAKTFFENRHEKYMYHISKPALARESCSRLSPYIAWGNVSIRQIFQEAHKYKNEKNKRHLGAFVSRLRWQAHFIQKFEMEYTMENASVNKGFHKLKKSISEEYQKAWKEGKTGFPLIDASMRCLAETGYVNFRMRAMLVSFFTHILWQPWQDASQHLSHLFLDFEPGIHFPQLQMNAGETGINALRIYNPVKNSLEHDEEATFIKKWCPELANLPLPFVHEPYLMTPLDEQFCNFKLGEDYPKPIVTLKKARKKASDTLWNMRNDKEVARESLRILKKHTLSNRNRMFKTE; this is encoded by the coding sequence ATGCGTACTAAAAAAGATGAAATAGATGTAATTTGGTTAAAGAGAGACCTTCGTTTGCAAGACAACGAGGCTATTTTTAACGCTTTACAAACAAATAACAAAGTGCTTTTTTTATATGTATTCGAGAACTCCCTTATCAAAGATCCGCATTACAGCGAACGCCATTGGAATTTTATAAAACAATCTATTGTAGACTTAAATAAAGAACTGGCTTCTTTTAATACAAAGATACTTTGTGTTCAAACAGAGGTTGTTACTGCGTTCAATCAACTGTTAAATAATTATAAGATTCATAACGTTTTTTCTCATCAAGAAACAGGTCTATTAATAACTTTCAATAGAGATAAAGAATTTAAACGATATACCAGAAACAATGAAATTAATTGGGTAGAAAATACCAATAATGGAGTTTTAAGAGGACTGTTAAATAGAGAAGATTGGTTTGATAAATGGGAAGATTATATGATGGCAAGCCCAATTAAAAACAACCTACATAAAGATAAATTTTTATCTATTTCAGAAATTGAAAATTTAGAACGTTTTTTTAAAGTAGTTTCTTTAGAAACTCCTCTAGATAGTCCGTTTCAAAAAGGAGGCAGTACATTAGCTTGGAGATATGCCAAAACATTTTTCGAAAACAGGCACGAAAAGTACATGTATCATATTTCTAAACCCGCTTTGGCGAGAGAAAGTTGCAGTAGATTATCGCCATACATAGCTTGGGGAAATGTATCTATTCGTCAAATTTTTCAAGAAGCTCACAAGTATAAAAATGAAAAAAACAAAAGACATTTAGGCGCTTTTGTTTCAAGACTCCGATGGCAAGCTCATTTTATTCAGAAGTTTGAAATGGAATACACCATGGAAAACGCTAGCGTAAACAAAGGGTTTCATAAATTAAAAAAAAGTATTTCAGAAGAGTACCAAAAAGCATGGAAAGAAGGCAAAACAGGTTTTCCTTTAATAGATGCTAGCATGAGATGTTTGGCAGAAACAGGCTATGTAAATTTTAGAATGCGTGCCATGCTGGTTTCCTTTTTTACTCATATTTTATGGCAACCTTGGCAAGATGCATCTCAACATTTATCTCATTTATTTTTAGATTTTGAACCAGGTATTCATTTTCCTCAATTACAAATGAACGCAGGAGAAACTGGCATCAATGCCTTACGGATTTACAATCCTGTAAAAAATAGTTTAGAACATGATGAAGAGGCTACTTTTATAAAAAAGTGGTGTCCAGAACTAGCAAATTTACCTTTACCATTTGTTCACGAACCTTATTTAATGACGCCTTTAGATGAACAGTTTTGCAACTTTAAACTTGGTGAAGATTATCCGAAACCAATTGTAACGCTAAAAAAAGCACGTAAAAAAGCCAGCGATACTCTATGGAATATGAGAAATGATAAAGAAGTAGCCAGAGAAAGTTTACGGATTCTAAAAAAACATACGCTTTCTAATAGAAATAGAATGTTTAAAACAGAGTAA
- a CDS encoding cryptochrome/photolyase family protein, translated as MKKLRLILGDQLNSKHSWFSKTDKNTIYCIFEMRQETDYVTHHIQKIVGFFAAMRNFANELEKENHQVIYFTINDTKNTQSLTDNLLLLIKEQQIEELEYLAPDEYRLDKQLNDFANTLSIPTHVYSTEHFYTEREELANFFKGKKQFLMENFYRNMRKKHQILMVNEQPEGGKWNYDASNRKKWKGDVLIPTEINFDNDVSDILDDVKKAGVKYIGKINAKYFEYPISRKQSVAQLHYFCKHLLIHFGDYQDAMHTDKIYLFHSRISFAMNTKMISPKEIVAYVLETYRQRESEIDISQVEGFIRQILGWREYMRGMYWHLMPTYKKENFLSNTNKLPDFFWTGNTKMNCLKNAIHNSLDNGYAHHIQRLMVTGNFALLAQVNPDEIDAWYLGIYVDALEWVQLPNTRGMSQFADGGKIATKPYVSSGSYISKMSNYCDSCAYKKAKKFEEDACPFNALYWNFLEEKQAQLSSNFRMKMMYSVLHKMSSTDRIKIKEKAAHILENIDAY; from the coding sequence ATGAAAAAACTTCGTCTAATTTTAGGAGATCAGCTGAATAGTAAACACTCTTGGTTTTCAAAAACCGATAAAAATACTATATACTGTATTTTCGAAATGAGACAAGAAACTGACTATGTAACACATCATATTCAGAAAATTGTTGGCTTTTTTGCAGCTATGAGAAACTTTGCAAATGAGCTAGAAAAAGAAAATCATCAAGTTATTTACTTTACAATAAACGACACAAAAAACACGCAAAGTTTAACGGACAATTTATTGCTGCTAATTAAAGAACAACAAATTGAAGAACTAGAATATTTGGCTCCTGATGAGTATAGACTAGACAAACAATTAAACGATTTTGCCAACACTTTATCAATTCCTACTCATGTTTATTCTACAGAACATTTTTATACAGAAAGAGAAGAGTTAGCTAATTTTTTTAAAGGTAAAAAGCAATTTTTGATGGAAAATTTTTATCGCAATATGCGAAAAAAACATCAAATTTTAATGGTAAATGAACAACCTGAGGGTGGAAAATGGAATTATGATGCCAGCAATAGAAAAAAATGGAAAGGCGATGTTTTAATTCCTACAGAAATAAATTTTGACAATGATGTAAGTGACATATTGGACGACGTAAAAAAAGCAGGTGTAAAATATATAGGAAAAATAAATGCAAAATATTTCGAATACCCAATTTCTCGAAAACAATCTGTAGCACAACTACATTACTTTTGTAAGCATTTATTAATTCATTTTGGCGATTATCAAGACGCCATGCACACCGACAAAATTTACCTTTTTCATAGTAGAATTTCTTTTGCTATGAACACAAAGATGATTTCCCCAAAAGAAATTGTAGCGTACGTTTTAGAAACTTACCGACAAAGAGAATCAGAAATAGATATTTCTCAAGTAGAGGGGTTTATTCGTCAAATTTTAGGATGGAGAGAATATATGAGAGGCATGTATTGGCATTTAATGCCAACTTACAAAAAGGAAAACTTCTTATCTAACACAAATAAATTACCCGATTTTTTCTGGACAGGAAACACCAAAATGAACTGTTTAAAAAATGCTATTCACAATTCATTAGACAATGGGTATGCTCACCACATACAACGACTAATGGTTACAGGTAATTTTGCATTGCTAGCTCAGGTAAATCCCGACGAAATTGATGCTTGGTATTTGGGCATTTATGTTGATGCACTAGAATGGGTTCAATTGCCAAATACTCGTGGTATGAGTCAGTTTGCAGATGGTGGTAAAATAGCCACGAAACCTTATGTATCGAGCGGAAGTTATATTTCGAAAATGAGTAATTATTGTGATAGTTGCGCCTACAAAAAAGCGAAAAAATTTGAAGAAGATGCGTGTCCGTTTAATGCACTTTATTGGAACTTTTTAGAAGAAAAACAGGCACAACTCTCCTCTAACTTTAGAATGAAAATGATGTACAGTGTGCTACACAAAATGTCTAGCACCGATAGAATTAAAATTAAAGAAAAAGCGGCACATATATTAGAAAACATAGATGCGTACTAA
- a CDS encoding DASH family cryptochrome — MQQQQKKIGLVWFRNNLRVHDNKALATSLQNNHQTIAVYFFDPKLFTSNNFGFKKIERFRAQFLLETVANLKKNLAKKNITLLSYFKSPEDEMHQLCDLLKITSIYTQKEWTSEEVKTNNLIQLTLSKSVSFVEVYDQFLYTPEKVATDFTNIPNVFTAFRKKLEKTVKIDAEINIANQNENNTINNPTEVPNLKILGFKNIEKHPNSAFPFSGGEDAALERLNAYFFTSKKVGFYKKTRNGLLGTDYSTKFSSWLANGSISAKTIYWKIKEYEAKHGANDSTYWVIFELIWRDYFKYISLKYQNKIFKIGGILEKDYHWNNNKIAIESWINGTTKDDFVNANMIELKKTGFMSNRGRQNVASYFAKELLLDWRIGAAYFESLLIDYDVHSNYGNWMYVAGVGNDPRDRKFNTQLQAERYDGNYKYRKRWLQPTLL, encoded by the coding sequence ATGCAGCAGCAACAGAAAAAAATAGGCTTGGTTTGGTTTCGTAACAATTTACGTGTTCACGATAATAAAGCATTAGCAACATCTTTACAAAATAACCATCAAACAATTGCAGTCTACTTTTTTGACCCAAAATTATTCACATCTAACAACTTCGGATTTAAAAAAATAGAAAGATTTAGAGCACAATTTTTATTGGAAACTGTTGCAAACCTTAAAAAAAATCTTGCCAAAAAAAACATTACACTACTCAGTTATTTTAAAAGTCCTGAAGATGAAATGCATCAACTCTGCGATTTGCTTAAAATTACGAGTATTTACACTCAAAAAGAATGGACAAGTGAAGAGGTAAAAACCAATAATTTAATACAACTTACTTTATCTAAAAGTGTTTCTTTTGTAGAAGTGTATGACCAATTTTTATATACACCAGAAAAAGTAGCTACAGACTTTACCAATATTCCTAACGTTTTTACAGCTTTTAGAAAAAAACTTGAAAAAACAGTAAAAATTGATGCAGAAATAAATATTGCAAATCAAAACGAAAATAACACTATTAACAACCCTACAGAAGTTCCGAATTTAAAAATATTAGGTTTTAAGAATATCGAAAAACATCCGAACAGTGCTTTTCCATTTTCTGGTGGTGAAGATGCTGCCCTCGAAAGATTAAATGCATATTTTTTTACCTCAAAAAAAGTTGGTTTTTATAAAAAAACTAGAAACGGACTTTTGGGCACAGATTACAGTACTAAATTTTCTTCGTGGCTTGCAAATGGAAGTATTTCTGCAAAAACCATTTATTGGAAAATAAAAGAATATGAGGCAAAACATGGTGCTAACGACTCTACTTATTGGGTTATTTTTGAGTTAATTTGGAGAGACTATTTTAAGTATATATCGTTAAAATATCAAAATAAAATTTTTAAAATTGGTGGTATTTTAGAGAAAGATTATCATTGGAACAACAATAAAATTGCTATAGAATCTTGGATAAACGGAACAACAAAAGATGATTTTGTAAACGCCAACATGATCGAGTTAAAAAAAACTGGTTTTATGAGCAATCGAGGCAGGCAAAATGTTGCCTCATACTTCGCAAAAGAATTATTACTAGATTGGAGAATTGGCGCCGCTTATTTTGAATCTCTTTTAATCGATTATGACGTACACAGCAATTACGGAAATTGGATGTATGTTGCTGGTGTTGGAAACGACCCAAGAGATAGAAAATTTAACACTCAACTACAGGCAGAACGTTACGATGGTAACTACAAATACAGAAAACGCTGGTTACAACCAACATTATTATAA
- a CDS encoding DUF2256 domain-containing protein — MKKEHLPIKTCVVCNRPFSWRKKWEKNWENVKYCSKKCSSNRKK, encoded by the coding sequence TTGAAAAAAGAGCATCTTCCAATTAAAACTTGTGTGGTTTGCAACAGGCCTTTTTCGTGGAGAAAAAAATGGGAGAAAAATTGGGAAAACGTTAAATATTGTAGTAAAAAATGCAGCAGCAACAGAAAAAAATAG
- a CDS encoding flavin reductase family protein translates to MAFFTRKDIDKLEKIYKINLINSCSGFKSANLLGSISKEGITNVAVFSSVIHLGSNPPTLGFILRPTTVPRNTYKNIQELGTFTINHIYEDIIDDAHHTSAKYAEEISEFDVTNLEEEYKGAFKAPFVKNAPVQMSMKFIEEIYVPSNDVMLIVSQIEELYVNDQLLQKDGLINLSNGKIATINGLDTYAIPKFKKQLSYQRPKNN, encoded by the coding sequence ATGGCATTTTTTACAAGAAAAGACATCGACAAGCTAGAAAAAATATATAAGATAAACCTTATAAATAGTTGCTCTGGCTTTAAATCTGCAAATTTATTAGGTTCTATTTCGAAAGAAGGAATTACCAATGTTGCCGTGTTTAGCTCTGTAATTCACTTGGGCTCAAATCCGCCAACCTTAGGTTTTATATTAAGGCCCACTACAGTGCCAAGAAATACTTACAAAAACATACAAGAACTGGGTACTTTTACTATCAATCATATTTATGAAGATATTATTGATGACGCACATCATACTTCTGCGAAATATGCCGAAGAAATTTCTGAATTTGATGTAACCAATTTAGAAGAGGAATACAAAGGCGCCTTTAAAGCTCCGTTTGTAAAAAATGCTCCGGTTCAAATGAGCATGAAGTTTATAGAAGAGATATATGTTCCTTCTAATGATGTTATGCTTATTGTGTCTCAAATCGAAGAGTTATATGTAAATGACCAATTACTCCAAAAAGATGGACTTATTAATCTTTCGAACGGAAAAATAGCCACTATAAACGGATTGGACACCTATGCAATTCCGAAATTTAAGAAACAATTATCGTATCAAAGACCAAAAAATAATTAG